From a single Nostoc sp. MS1 genomic region:
- a CDS encoding S-layer homology domain-containing protein, translated as MLSSKRPALVLSLAVLLTSLTACANSPTAKNLEQSLAADPRLQGNQVVFGEAKESEVQPTPTQPTVQLPADFPKDIPIYQNAQLQEITPASGGEQRVSTRWLSSDPSNFISNFYRNQFQANNWQILQQPTDDVEGTFEARRNDLLVKVSIQPKSVTNAAANQPQTSTAIQIKYVPNAAATASSNVPTSGDAQFIGPVPPANWVTQPTNTPNNSTTATATTFNDINKAPQQLRQYIQDLAALGVFNSTSSGNKTNISSNQFEPGKIVTRREYAHWLVAANNAMYANNPAKQIRLAGESTQAAFSDVSPQNPDFPVIQGLAEAGLIPSPLSGDATAVLFRPDAPLTREQLILWKLPLDTRQALPNATLDAVRETWGFQDVGKIDPKALRAVLADFQNGEQANIRRVFGYTTLFQPKKPVTRAEAAAALWYFGSQGEGISAVDALKLKQTSPAKQAQ; from the coding sequence CAGCCTGCGCTAACAGTCCAACTGCTAAGAACTTAGAACAGTCTCTAGCAGCAGACCCAAGATTACAAGGTAATCAAGTGGTTTTTGGAGAGGCTAAGGAGAGTGAAGTCCAACCGACACCAACTCAGCCTACAGTCCAGTTACCTGCTGATTTTCCCAAGGATATACCCATATACCAAAATGCTCAACTACAGGAAATCACTCCTGCTAGTGGTGGAGAACAGCGAGTATCAACACGTTGGCTGAGTTCAGACCCCAGCAACTTCATTAGTAACTTTTATCGTAACCAGTTTCAAGCCAACAACTGGCAGATTTTGCAACAGCCAACTGATGATGTAGAAGGGACTTTTGAAGCCCGACGTAATGATTTGCTAGTCAAGGTATCAATTCAACCTAAGTCAGTAACTAACGCCGCAGCAAATCAACCCCAAACATCTACAGCAATACAAATTAAGTACGTTCCTAATGCTGCGGCTACCGCATCATCTAATGTTCCTACAAGTGGTGATGCCCAGTTTATCGGCCCAGTACCTCCAGCAAATTGGGTAACACAGCCAACTAATACACCTAATAATTCAACCACTGCGACAGCCACAACATTTAACGATATTAATAAAGCACCGCAACAACTGCGGCAATATATCCAAGATTTAGCTGCTTTGGGGGTTTTCAATTCCACATCTTCGGGGAATAAAACTAATATTTCTAGCAACCAGTTTGAACCTGGAAAAATTGTGACTCGGCGAGAATATGCCCATTGGTTAGTGGCTGCTAATAATGCTATGTATGCTAATAACCCAGCAAAGCAGATTCGTTTGGCTGGGGAAAGTACGCAAGCGGCTTTTAGTGATGTGTCGCCACAAAATCCAGATTTTCCCGTCATTCAAGGATTAGCCGAAGCTGGTTTAATACCTAGCCCTTTATCTGGAGATGCGACAGCCGTTTTGTTTCGTCCTGATGCACCTTTGACACGAGAACAGTTGATTTTGTGGAAATTACCTTTAGATACTCGCCAAGCTTTACCTAATGCTACTTTGGATGCGGTGCGGGAAACTTGGGGTTTCCAAGATGTGGGGAAAATTGACCCCAAAGCTTTAAGAGCAGTTTTAGCAGATTTCCAAAATGGCGAACAAGCAAATATTCGGCGGGTATTTGGCTACACTACCTTATTTCAACCGAAAAAACCCGTAACTCGTGCAGAAGCGGCGGCGGCTTTATGGTATTTCGGCTCACAAGGTGAGGGAATATCGGCTGTTGATGCACTCAAGTTGAAGCAAACATCACCCGCAAAACAAGCACAATGA